The Medicago truncatula cultivar Jemalong A17 chromosome 4, MtrunA17r5.0-ANR, whole genome shotgun sequence genome includes a region encoding these proteins:
- the LOC25492658 gene encoding tetrapyrrole-binding protein, chloroplastic produces the protein MATNSLHSIQHHSLSKRHYYPSETAPPSTLSSSLFLKPTTINPTNITLSHSSSSNSSITFSISQTTSSTPSSTSQTSSFELLQQHLSAKNFREADEETRRLLIVLAGEAAQKRGYVFFSEVQFISEEDLKTIDQLWRDHSDNKFGYSVQKKLFGKAKKDFTKFFIKVGWMKKLDTEMEQYNYRSFPTEFIWELNDDTPEGHLPLTNALRGTQLLSYIFNHPAFDSVPDEVEVSFGSTEGNGALKGLKDSSKPLATKIFKTDYSF, from the coding sequence ATGGCAACCAATTCTCTTCACTCAATTCAACATCATTCTCTCAGCAAACGCCACTACTACCCTTCTGAAACTGCTCCTCCATCCACACTTTCATCCTCACTTTTCCTCAAACCAACCACCATCAACCCCACCAACATAACCCTCTCCCACTCTTCCTCTTCCAACTCCTCTATCACATTTTCTATCTCCCAAACAACATCCTCCACACCATCATCAACCTCTCAAACCAGCTCCTTTGAACTCCTCCAGCAGCATCTCTCAGCCAAAAACTTCCGAGAAGCCGACGAAGAGACAAGACGTCTTCTCATCGTTTTAGCAGGCGAAGCAGCTCAGAAGCGCGGCTATGTTTTCTTCTCAGAGGTTCAGTTCATCTCAGAAGAAGACCTCAAAACAATTGACCAGCTGTGGAGAGATCATAGTGACAACAAATTTGGATACAGTGTCCAAAAGAAACTATTTGGTAAGGCTAAAAAAGACTTCACCAAGTTCTTCATCAAGGTTGGTTGGATGAAGAAGCTTGACACTGAAATGGAGCAATATAACTATAGGTCTTTTCCTACAGAGTTTATATGGGAGCTCAATGATGACACTCCAGAGGGTCATTTACCTCTGACAAATGCACTCAGAGGAACACAGTTGCTAAGCTATATTTTTAACCATCCAGCTTTTGATTCAGTCCCAGACGAAGTTGAAGTTTCATTTGGCAGCACTGAGGGAAATGGAGCACTCAAAGGGTTAAAAGATTCATCTAAACCATTGGCTACCAAGATCTTCAAAACAGACTATAGTTTCTGA